In one window of Candidatus Nitrosocosmicus arcticus DNA:
- a CDS encoding response regulator, producing the protein MSTPPIVMVVDDDEELAYIFGELLKRSGFNTVSFTDPLLALKYFNENPREYWLVIADLKMPNLNGIDLAKKIRYNSSTVKILLITGFFDDEYLNNDDFKEARISEVLHKPVKLKELQRYVHELCYSM; encoded by the coding sequence ATGTCCACACCCCCGATAGTGATGGTGGTGGACGATGATGAGGAACTCGCATATATTTTTGGGGAGTTGTTAAAAAGATCTGGGTTTAATACTGTGTCTTTTACCGATCCGTTATTAGCACTGAAGTATTTTAACGAGAATCCTCGAGAGTATTGGTTAGTAATTGCAGACCTAAAAATGCCTAATCTGAACGGGATCGATCTTGCTAAAAAAATAAGATATAATAGTTCAACTGTAAAAATTCTCCTTATTACTGGATTTTTTGATGACGAATATCTCAATAACGATGATTTTAAAGAAGCACGAATATCAGAGGTTTTGCACAAGCCCGTAAAACTAAAAGAATTACAAAGATACGTACATGAACTTTGTTATTCTATGTAA
- a CDS encoding DUF72 domain-containing protein, whose amino-acid sequence MTLNIGCSGWSYEGWKDNFYPKKMENKEYLSYYSKFFRFVEIDSTYYHIPSRSTVRGWKDKTPTDFRFSLKFPKVITHEKKLEDVTKPLSILFYALEPLIDKTLTLLIQLPPFLSESKGFNPLQDMVRHLDKRFRYSLEVRHSSWFIDNVYDFLKENNISLVWSVRDELEPPSILTSDQVYIRFIGDRSISEMDFGKIVKNRRNEMLEYVKQVRDFQNENSSIRDVLIAFNNHFAGFGPQSVNDFLKLMNMSEIDWRTELESYENNSSRSNGRYQSSLSDFPK is encoded by the coding sequence TTGACTTTGAATATAGGCTGCTCTGGATGGAGTTATGAAGGCTGGAAAGATAATTTTTATCCAAAGAAAATGGAAAATAAAGAATACTTATCCTATTACTCGAAATTTTTTAGATTTGTTGAAATCGATTCCACATATTATCATATTCCTTCGAGATCTACAGTTAGAGGTTGGAAGGACAAAACACCTACAGATTTTAGATTTTCATTGAAATTTCCCAAGGTAATAACTCATGAGAAGAAATTAGAAGATGTGACAAAACCACTGTCTATATTATTCTATGCATTAGAACCACTAATTGATAAAACTCTAACATTATTAATACAACTTCCACCCTTTCTTTCAGAAAGCAAAGGCTTTAATCCTTTGCAAGACATGGTTCGACACCTAGATAAGAGATTCAGATATTCTCTAGAAGTGCGACATTCCTCATGGTTTATTGATAATGTATATGATTTTTTAAAAGAAAATAACATCTCATTAGTCTGGAGCGTAAGGGATGAATTGGAGCCTCCTTCAATTCTAACTTCTGATCAGGTTTACATCAGATTCATAGGCGATAGAAGCATTTCAGAGATGGACTTTGGTAAGATCGTAAAAAACAGAAGAAACGAGATGCTTGAATATGTAAAGCAGGTTAGAGATTTTCAGAATGAAAATTCAAGTATACGTGACGTATTAATAGCATTTAACAACCATTTTGCTGGCTTTGGTCCTCAATCCGTTAACGATTTTTTGAAACTGATGAATATGTCTGAAATAGATTGGAGGACCGAACTGGAAAGTTATGAAAACAATTCTAGTCGTTCCAATGGGAGATATCAGTCTAGTTTATCTGATTTCCCTAAATAG
- a CDS encoding alpha/beta fold hydrolase produces MYIDSKIRKDYLFIVAVISTLILSSMTVVNGFTNLTYGQTNATQANPTSNVTTNLVNIQDIPLQKVRVGDIEMAYKMFGKGDPIILHNGANYGMDAWDPALLTRLASNHTVIIFDSRGIGNTASGFEPYSIQLLGNDTAGLMDALEIPEANVLGYSMGSYITQQFAITHPDKVSSIMLIAGTCGGKDHVPPSDEFIQLQEGILNKSLNNIPLSQDEMKSLVNASEGSGWIKLHPESLDLPENMTFQQMKPGLSSEAMNNQYKGAKAWVASDWNGACDDLAKIDKPMLVIAGTDDNELVPHESSLVIASKVPGAWLVHIKDAGHAIMNQYPDEVGMVLQTFLSTIKQ; encoded by the coding sequence ATGTATATTGATAGTAAGATAAGAAAAGATTATCTTTTCATTGTAGCAGTTATATCGACTCTAATTTTATCGAGTATGACTGTGGTCAACGGCTTTACTAATCTTACATATGGTCAAACAAATGCTACCCAGGCCAATCCAACAAGCAATGTTACTACAAACCTGGTAAACATACAAGATATTCCATTACAAAAAGTCCGTGTTGGAGATATTGAAATGGCATACAAGATGTTTGGTAAGGGTGACCCCATTATACTTCATAATGGTGCTAATTATGGCATGGATGCATGGGACCCAGCCCTTCTTACTCGTCTAGCGTCAAATCACACAGTAATTATATTTGATAGTCGTGGAATAGGAAATACTGCATCGGGTTTCGAACCATATTCAATACAGTTACTTGGTAATGATACTGCTGGTTTAATGGATGCTTTGGAAATCCCAGAGGCAAACGTTCTTGGATATTCTATGGGTTCTTACATAACTCAACAATTTGCAATCACGCATCCTGATAAGGTTAGTAGTATTATGCTAATTGCTGGAACGTGTGGTGGAAAAGATCATGTACCTCCATCAGATGAGTTTATCCAATTACAAGAGGGTATTTTAAATAAATCTCTAAATAATATACCTCTTTCTCAGGATGAAATGAAGTCTCTTGTAAATGCCTCAGAAGGATCAGGATGGATAAAACTGCATCCTGAATCTCTTGATCTTCCAGAAAACATGACATTCCAACAAATGAAACCTGGACTTTCATCTGAAGCAATGAACAATCAGTATAAAGGTGCAAAGGCTTGGGTGGCTTCCGACTGGAATGGTGCCTGTGACGACCTTGCAAAGATAGACAAACCCATGCTGGTCATAGCAGGTACAGACGATAATGAATTAGTGCCTCATGAAAGTTCTTTGGTCATTGCAAGTAAAGTTCCAGGAGCATGGCTAGTACATATAAAAGACGCTGGTCATGCTATTATGAATCAATATCCAGATGAAGTTGGTATGGTATTGCAAACATTCCTATCTACTATAAAACAATAG
- a CDS encoding alpha/beta fold hydrolase — MLVYNDIQIRKDYLFIVVFISTLIFSSTTLINGFTNVVYGQTNVTQTNSSNTTNLVNTQDIPLEKVRVGDIEMAYKMFGKGDPLILHNGASDNMDAWDPALLSRLASNNTVIVFDSRGIGNTTVGTEPYSIKLLANDTAGLMDALKIQQANVLGYSLGTFTTQQFAITHPDKVSSITLIAGSCGGKDGIPKPPEFLKLQKDIANKTQNNITVPQEDFKALVTASLGSGWVKLHPESAKIPENSSLLGSKPGLSAEALNNQADAGWGWEAQNWSGVCDDLAKIDKPLLVITGTDDNQYNPHQNALVIASKVPGAWLVQIKDAGHAVPNQYPEEVGKIIETFLSTVK, encoded by the coding sequence GTGTTAGTGTATAACGATATACAGATAAGAAAAGATTATCTTTTCATTGTAGTATTTATATCAACTTTAATTTTCTCAAGTACAACTTTGATCAACGGTTTTACTAATGTTGTGTATGGTCAAACAAATGTTACCCAGACCAATTCAAGCAATACTACCAATTTGGTAAATACCCAAGACATCCCATTAGAAAAAGTCCGTGTTGGAGATATTGAAATGGCGTATAAAATGTTTGGCAAGGGTGATCCTTTGATACTTCATAATGGTGCTTCTGATAATATGGATGCATGGGACCCAGCCCTTTTAAGTAGACTAGCGTCAAATAACACTGTAATTGTGTTTGATAGTCGTGGAATAGGAAATACAACTGTTGGTACTGAACCATATTCTATAAAGTTACTTGCAAATGATACTGCTGGTTTAATGGACGCTTTGAAGATACAACAAGCAAATGTTTTAGGATATTCTTTAGGTACATTTACAACTCAACAATTTGCAATCACGCATCCTGATAAGGTTAGTAGTATTACGTTAATTGCAGGATCATGCGGTGGTAAAGATGGGATACCTAAACCACCCGAGTTTTTAAAATTGCAAAAAGATATTGCAAACAAAACTCAAAATAATATAACCGTTCCTCAAGAAGATTTCAAAGCTCTTGTAACCGCATCATTAGGATCAGGATGGGTAAAGCTGCATCCTGAATCTGCAAAGATTCCAGAAAACAGTTCCCTATTAGGGTCAAAGCCCGGTCTTTCCGCTGAAGCATTGAACAATCAGGCAGATGCTGGATGGGGTTGGGAGGCTCAGAACTGGAGCGGTGTCTGTGACGACCTCGCAAAGATAGACAAGCCTCTGTTGGTCATAACAGGTACAGATGATAACCAGTACAATCCTCATCAGAATGCTTTAGTCATTGCAAGTAAAGTTCCAGGAGCCTGGCTAGTACAGATAAAAGACGCTGGTCATGCCGTTCCAAATCAATATCCAGAGGAAGTCGGTAAAATAATAGAAACATTCTTGTCGACTGTAAAATAG
- a CDS encoding ATP-binding protein: protein MDEGGDFHKATSDLFNQDSSSSETSTIGNNIERGDDQQGKQTIATRIAYGGETIPITEKFAVNCKRDLNICIDKNGPSVIINVPEIKRLYAIFKSHSVKIRIVTEITPDNMGYCKQIVGKYGVEIRHLSGIKGNLAISDHREYLATAVLLESKPLTGIIHSNVKEIVEQNQLVFETFWEKAIPAEQRIREIEAGELPIETYLINNNTEALDYAQDFIRNADTGFSNSTSMGYFKLLDQSQTLLHAYLNHLSKYEEGKVKSGVRWVTYIDNKKEDIELIKKFIDIGIEIKHVRNLPPLHFSVSRKQCVTTVEDIENGEMHQRIIISTEPLYILHYQTVFAELWDIGIDAQERIRQIETGTTLQTTKVIENPVKTKQYFIDMVRNAKEEILILFPSLNAVKREVIMGIIDLLKKRSAENIRIRILSPVNENIKEILFPKDVEGKNKVLESITNREIRKQENLISTIVIVDRKYVLATELKDDSKELFEEAIGVSTYSTSKPTVLSYISIFEGLWDQTEMSDDLKIANEKLVQREQLEREFINTAAHELRTPTQAVMGYSELDKEVFEELLRNTKVTTDNELKRIIEHLKGHFDAISRNSTRLNELINNLLDVARIDSNRTDSLQIRAEKLDLVKEINDSVNTELGQKIKNKNIEINLINECINEQCWTYADKLRLNQIINNLLGNAIKFTNQNGKIHITIKENIPISDNRIIGEKKNNLEYSKSGIEEKREGNRVKNEIFVSISDTGKGISPQIMSKLFEKFITGSNTGTGLGLYITRNLVEAHGGRIWAFNNNDGVGSTFVFSLPKANHENILDN from the coding sequence ATGGATGAAGGTGGTGACTTTCATAAGGCAACAAGTGATTTATTTAATCAAGATTCATCTTCATCCGAAACGTCGACTATAGGAAATAACATAGAAAGAGGAGATGATCAACAAGGAAAACAAACCATAGCTACTAGAATTGCTTATGGTGGAGAGACTATACCCATAACTGAAAAATTTGCTGTGAACTGTAAAAGGGATCTCAATATATGTATTGATAAAAACGGTCCATCTGTAATAATCAATGTTCCTGAGATTAAAAGATTGTATGCGATATTCAAAAGTCACTCTGTAAAGATAAGAATAGTTACAGAAATAACTCCAGATAACATGGGATATTGCAAGCAGATAGTCGGGAAATATGGTGTCGAAATAAGACATTTATCAGGTATCAAAGGCAATCTCGCAATATCCGATCATAGAGAGTATCTTGCAACTGCAGTGTTACTGGAAAGTAAACCACTAACTGGAATAATACACAGCAACGTAAAAGAGATTGTAGAACAAAATCAATTGGTATTTGAAACTTTCTGGGAAAAGGCAATACCTGCAGAACAGAGGATAAGAGAAATTGAAGCAGGGGAGTTACCAATTGAAACATATCTAATAAACAACAATACGGAAGCGCTCGATTACGCACAAGATTTTATTAGAAATGCTGATACCGGTTTTTCAAATTCAACGTCTATGGGCTATTTCAAGTTACTTGATCAAAGCCAGACTCTCCTTCATGCATATTTGAATCATCTCTCAAAGTATGAAGAAGGAAAAGTAAAAAGTGGTGTGCGATGGGTTACTTATATAGATAACAAAAAAGAGGATATAGAATTAATAAAAAAATTTATTGATATTGGTATTGAAATAAAACATGTCAGAAACTTGCCTCCATTGCATTTCTCAGTGTCGAGAAAACAATGTGTTACCACTGTAGAAGATATAGAGAATGGAGAGATGCATCAGAGAATTATTATTAGCACAGAGCCACTTTACATTTTGCATTATCAGACAGTATTTGCGGAACTGTGGGACATAGGCATAGATGCTCAGGAAAGAATAAGACAAATAGAAACAGGCACTACTTTACAGACAACAAAAGTTATTGAAAATCCTGTTAAAACAAAACAATACTTTATAGACATGGTACGAAATGCAAAAGAAGAAATTCTGATACTTTTTCCCTCATTAAATGCCGTAAAAAGAGAAGTTATTATGGGAATCATTGATTTACTGAAAAAAAGGAGCGCCGAAAATATTAGAATTAGAATTCTATCCCCGGTGAATGAAAATATCAAAGAAATATTATTTCCAAAGGATGTGGAAGGGAAGAATAAAGTTTTGGAGAGCATTACTAATAGAGAGATTCGAAAGCAGGAGAATTTGATATCTACCATTGTAATCGTAGATAGAAAATATGTCTTAGCCACAGAATTAAAGGATGATTCCAAAGAATTATTTGAAGAGGCTATAGGAGTATCAACTTATTCCACAAGTAAACCCACTGTATTATCTTACATATCAATATTTGAAGGCCTTTGGGACCAAACGGAGATGTCTGATGATCTGAAAATAGCCAATGAAAAACTAGTACAAAGGGAACAATTAGAAAGAGAATTCATTAACACAGCAGCGCATGAACTTAGAACTCCTACCCAAGCAGTAATGGGATATTCGGAATTAGATAAGGAGGTATTTGAGGAACTGTTGAGAAACACAAAAGTAACAACCGATAATGAATTAAAAAGAATTATCGAACATCTCAAAGGACACTTTGATGCCATATCTCGAAATTCAACTAGATTAAACGAATTAATAAATAATCTATTGGATGTAGCAAGAATTGATTCCAATAGAACTGACAGTTTACAAATACGTGCAGAAAAATTGGATTTAGTTAAGGAAATTAATGATTCAGTTAATACAGAACTTGGACAAAAAATCAAAAATAAGAATATCGAAATCAACTTAATAAATGAATGTATCAATGAGCAATGTTGGACATATGCAGATAAATTAAGACTTAACCAAATCATTAATAACTTGCTAGGCAATGCAATAAAGTTTACAAATCAAAATGGTAAGATACACATCACAATAAAAGAGAATATTCCAATTTCAGATAATAGAATCATAGGTGAAAAGAAAAACAATTTGGAATATAGTAAGAGCGGCATTGAGGAAAAGAGAGAAGGTAATAGAGTAAAGAACGAAATATTTGTTAGTATCTCCGATACTGGTAAAGGAATTTCTCCTCAAATCATGTCAAAACTATTTGAAAAATTTATTACAGGCTCTAATACCGGAACAGGCCTTGGGTTATACATTACTCGCAACTTAGTTGAGGCTCATGGTGGTAGAATATGGGCCTTTAACAATAATGACGGCGTTGGCTCCACATTTGTCTTTAGTTTACCAAAAGCTAACCATGAGAATATCTTAGACAACTAA
- a CDS encoding dihydrofolate reductase family protein, which yields MNNNNKVMRKLKLQVQMSIDGCIAGPNNEMDWMVFYGDEKLKEYENRLHEPVDTILLGRKMTNEFVSYWSNVMNKPEDPEYAFAKKMIETPKIVFTKSLNKSEWPNTEIATGDLKDEITKLKNLDGRDIIVYGGISFDSSLIKENLIDEFYLFINPVTIGNGKTIFKDLKEIRKFTLIESIAFDSGIVLLHYEVKKN from the coding sequence ATGAATAATAATAATAAAGTAATGAGAAAATTAAAACTGCAGGTACAAATGTCCATAGATGGTTGCATAGCAGGACCAAATAATGAAATGGACTGGATGGTCTTTTATGGGGATGAAAAACTCAAAGAATATGAAAACAGGTTGCACGAGCCAGTTGATACCATTCTTCTGGGAAGAAAAATGACCAATGAATTTGTTTCCTATTGGTCTAATGTGATGAACAAACCTGAAGACCCTGAATATGCATTCGCTAAAAAAATGATAGAAACACCAAAAATTGTTTTTACTAAATCATTGAACAAATCTGAGTGGCCAAATACTGAAATTGCAACAGGTGATCTCAAAGATGAAATTACAAAGTTAAAGAATCTAGATGGCAGAGATATCATAGTTTATGGTGGGATATCATTTGATTCCTCCTTGATTAAAGAAAACTTAATCGATGAATTTTATTTGTTTATTAATCCTGTAACAATTGGGAATGGAAAGACCATATTTAAGGACCTAAAAGAGATCCGTAAGTTCACCCTTATTGAGTCAATAGCGTTTGACTCTGGAATAGTTTTGCTCCACTATGAGGTAAAGAAAAATTGA
- a CDS encoding dihydrofolate reductase family protein yields the protein MNDNKKAMRKLRLQVQMSVDGCIAGPNNEMDWLVWDDDYLKYLNDITESVDTIIMGRKMVKGFIPYWREVANKPDDPMYEIAKKMIETPKIVFTKSLNKSEWPNTEIATGDLKDEITKLKNLDGRDIIVYGGISFDSSLIKEKLIDEFYLFINPIILGSGKTIFKDFKEIQKLTLIESKVFDCGLVLLHYAVKKN from the coding sequence ATGAACGATAACAAAAAGGCAATGAGAAAATTAAGACTGCAGGTACAAATGTCAGTTGATGGCTGTATCGCAGGACCCAACAATGAAATGGACTGGTTAGTTTGGGATGATGACTATTTAAAATACCTAAACGATATAACTGAATCAGTTGATACCATCATTATGGGACGAAAAATGGTTAAAGGATTTATTCCATATTGGAGAGAAGTCGCGAACAAACCCGATGACCCCATGTATGAAATCGCTAAAAAAATGATAGAAACACCAAAAATTGTTTTTACTAAATCATTGAACAAATCTGAGTGGCCAAATACTGAAATTGCAACAGGTGATCTCAAAGATGAAATTACAAAGTTAAAGAATCTAGATGGCAGAGATATCATAGTTTATGGTGGGATATCATTTGATTCCTCCTTGATTAAAGAAAAACTAATTGATGAATTTTATTTATTTATTAATCCTATTATATTGGGAAGCGGAAAAACTATCTTCAAAGACTTTAAAGAGATCCAAAAACTTACATTGATCGAATCAAAGGTGTTTGACTGCGGTTTAGTTTTGCTCCACTATGCGGTAAAGAAAAATTGA
- a CDS encoding serine hydrolase domain-containing protein, with product MSANLSLYVMIVFLITVVMSPTISSVSGSPSTPNNNSSTYPISNLSASTPSTAQKIKNNLTSTFEITDQIKALIDDRLDKSKTNAAMVIGFIDPNGTQFYGHGKMSNTSNTTVDENTIFSIGSTTKVFTTVLLADMVNKGLIELGDPIEKYLPSTVTVPQYKGYKITIEDLATHTSGLPEFPGNYCPSFDPARTAVVDSVQYRKDLMNCTKNYTFDQFHQALSNTTITREPGSKVEYSTFGIGLLGHILTLKSNVPSFDKLLEYTILDVLGMNDTSFGLSESQKSRLAVGHLNGQELPTLNMSSSIAPGGALHSTVSDMLKFLSANMGLIKTELDDAMQESHLIRLSTGQILPNNLEISERNNNIGLYVGLGWFITTNFGHEVIWHNGATIGGYNAYMAFNPVTERGIVILCSTDLEDINITTISFSQDDELSSLIWSLLNQ from the coding sequence ATGTCTGCAAATCTATCATTATATGTGATGATTGTATTTTTAATAACCGTTGTAATGAGCCCAACAATAAGTTCAGTATCCGGCTCTCCTTCTACCCCAAATAATAATTCTTCTACTTATCCTATATCCAACCTCTCTGCCTCTACTCCTTCGACAGCACAAAAAATAAAAAATAATTTAACCTCAACATTTGAAATAACTGATCAGATAAAAGCGCTCATAGATGATCGTTTAGATAAAAGTAAAACTAATGCTGCAATGGTAATAGGGTTTATTGACCCAAATGGAACTCAGTTTTATGGTCATGGTAAAATGTCCAATACAAGTAACACTACAGTAGACGAAAATACAATTTTTTCCATAGGTTCTACTACCAAAGTATTTACTACAGTTCTTTTGGCAGATATGGTAAACAAAGGTCTTATTGAGTTAGGCGATCCTATTGAAAAGTATCTTCCATCTACTGTTACTGTGCCCCAATATAAGGGATATAAAATCACCATCGAAGATTTAGCTACTCATACTTCAGGTTTACCAGAGTTTCCTGGTAATTATTGTCCATCTTTCGATCCTGCAAGAACAGCAGTTGTGGATTCAGTCCAATACCGAAAAGATTTGATGAACTGTACCAAAAACTATACATTTGACCAATTCCATCAGGCACTTTCTAACACCACAATCACAAGAGAACCTGGTTCAAAAGTTGAATATTCAACCTTTGGTATCGGTTTACTTGGTCACATTTTAACCTTAAAATCTAATGTGCCATCTTTTGATAAACTATTAGAATATACTATTCTGGATGTGTTGGGAATGAATGACACAAGCTTTGGTCTTTCAGAGTCTCAAAAATCGCGGTTAGCAGTAGGGCACCTTAACGGTCAGGAATTGCCTACATTGAACATGTCAAGTTCTATTGCACCAGGGGGCGCCCTTCATTCAACTGTCAGTGATATGCTAAAATTCTTGTCAGCTAATATGGGATTAATTAAGACAGAATTAGACGATGCTATGCAAGAATCACATTTAATAAGACTTAGTACTGGTCAAATATTACCTAATAATCTAGAAATATCCGAAAGGAACAATAACATCGGACTATATGTTGGTTTAGGGTGGTTTATAACTACAAACTTTGGTCACGAAGTCATATGGCATAACGGGGCTACCATTGGTGGTTATAATGCCTATATGGCCTTTAATCCTGTTACGGAGAGAGGTATCGTTATACTGTGTAGTACCGATCTTGAGGATATTAATATTACAACTATTAGTTTCAGTCAGGATGATGAGCTATCATCTTTGATATGGAGTTTGCTCAATCAATAA
- a CDS encoding helicase C-terminal domain-containing protein — protein MLSDICSAFDSDYRYVILEAPTGFGKSAVAIALALSLGSSYICTATKDLQTQYFKDYPYVKAAKGKNNFPCLLKQDFVDNGTYQCGICASSNAKECYHTTVEYGHCMTNESYKDDGCNYKTFAKDYQIINERTKEEEVYIDNDTKQSYQKQYSGWLPISNLKVRREWKPCEYFNQLNIAFASSHSIFNYSIFLAFLPNNKRLSERELLVLDEGHLLETEIVKFRGLSISKRRWKRYIGNFDIVDYGYDSIERWIDFLIELETKMLSATGNSSLTSSLDRERSVRYDYYNTRELSSERKETKKRIVSAAELFESDEEISKKYREGDTASKNYANTLGDDLAVDAIKDTERLTRTINSILANPKNWIISEIKKDNYKVDKVELKPLDIAPYCKAVFEKGSKTLIMSATILNNKAFCKSIGLNPDDVKFIRIKSDFPIEHRAIYPLNIAYLNYSNLQSTDIMSKISMAVDNLMSTHKNDKGIIHTTSYEQLNFIKQNISKENARRLLITDPEIQRDEIISQHASSPTPTVLISPSLHTGLDLKDELSRFQIITKVPYPNKSDRWTNAKREVDEEWYYWQTALRLIQAYGRSVRSKDDWARTYVLDAAFSYFVRKNRNTLPDWFIQAIKGRM, from the coding sequence GTGCTAAGCGATATATGTTCTGCATTTGATTCAGACTACAGATATGTTATACTAGAGGCTCCGACAGGATTCGGAAAAAGTGCAGTAGCCATAGCACTTGCTTTGAGTCTAGGCTCAAGTTATATATGCACAGCCACCAAGGATCTGCAAACTCAATATTTCAAAGATTATCCATATGTTAAGGCAGCCAAGGGGAAAAATAACTTTCCTTGTTTATTAAAACAAGACTTTGTGGACAATGGTACCTATCAGTGTGGAATATGTGCTTCATCTAACGCAAAGGAATGTTATCACACAACTGTTGAATATGGGCATTGTATGACAAATGAATCATACAAAGATGATGGTTGTAACTATAAGACCTTTGCAAAAGATTATCAAATAATTAATGAGAGAACAAAAGAAGAAGAAGTATACATTGACAACGACACCAAACAGTCCTATCAAAAACAATATTCTGGATGGTTACCTATAAGCAATCTAAAAGTGCGAAGAGAGTGGAAACCATGCGAATACTTTAATCAATTAAATATCGCATTCGCTTCCAGCCATTCTATATTCAATTATTCTATTTTCCTTGCATTTTTACCAAATAATAAACGCCTATCTGAGAGAGAACTTTTGGTGTTAGACGAAGGCCATCTATTAGAAACAGAAATAGTAAAGTTTAGAGGATTGTCAATATCTAAAAGGAGATGGAAAAGATATATTGGTAATTTCGATATTGTGGATTATGGTTATGACAGCATAGAAAGATGGATCGATTTTTTGATTGAACTTGAGACCAAAATGCTCTCTGCAACTGGTAATAGTTCATTGACATCATCTCTTGACCGGGAAAGAAGCGTCAGATATGATTACTATAATACAAGAGAATTATCATCAGAAAGGAAAGAAACCAAAAAGAGGATCGTTTCTGCAGCTGAATTGTTTGAAAGTGATGAAGAAATCTCTAAAAAATATAGAGAAGGTGATACCGCGTCAAAGAATTATGCAAACACCCTTGGTGATGATCTTGCTGTAGACGCAATTAAAGATACAGAAAGACTGACTCGAACAATAAACAGTATCCTTGCAAATCCAAAAAATTGGATAATATCGGAGATTAAGAAAGACAATTACAAAGTGGATAAAGTGGAATTAAAACCACTAGATATTGCACCTTACTGTAAAGCGGTCTTTGAAAAAGGATCCAAAACGCTGATAATGAGTGCGACTATCCTAAATAACAAAGCGTTTTGCAAAAGTATTGGTCTAAATCCAGATGATGTAAAATTTATTCGGATTAAATCAGATTTTCCAATAGAACATAGGGCAATTTATCCTCTAAATATTGCATATCTTAACTATAGTAATTTGCAATCTACTGATATTATGTCTAAGATTTCTATGGCTGTTGATAACCTAATGTCTACTCATAAAAATGACAAAGGTATAATCCATACCACTTCGTATGAGCAGCTTAACTTTATCAAACAAAATATATCTAAGGAAAATGCAAGACGGCTTCTAATAACAGATCCAGAAATACAGAGGGATGAAATCATATCTCAACATGCATCAAGTCCGACACCAACGGTCCTTATATCTCCATCACTTCACACAGGTCTTGACCTAAAGGATGAGCTGTCAAGATTCCAAATAATAACTAAGGTGCCATATCCAAATAAAAGTGATAGGTGGACTAATGCAAAAAGAGAAGTTGATGAGGAATGGTACTACTGGCAGACAGCATTAAGATTGATACAGGCATATGGTAGGTCAGTAAGATCGAAAGATGATTGGGCAAGGACATATGTTTTGGACGCAGCATTTAGTTATTTTGTAAGAAAGAATAGAAATACATTGCCCGACTGGTTTATTCAAGCAATTAAAGGCCGAATGTAG